The Brassica oleracea var. oleracea cultivar TO1000 chromosome C6, BOL, whole genome shotgun sequence genome includes a region encoding these proteins:
- the LOC106296876 gene encoding protein FAR1-RELATED SEQUENCE 6-like isoform X3, with amino-acid sequence MMMGHNEMGESSGQAMIEQDEENHNEIGEHSGEEMTLEQDEKVDPDSIPLEVADMADEPFVGQEFESEAAAHGFYNAYATKVGFVIRVSKLSRSRHDGSPIGRQLVCNKEGYRLPNKRDKVIRQRAETRVGCRAMILIRKESSGKWVITKFVKEHNHPLMPGRVRRGCIYDQYPNEHDKIQELMQQLAAEKKRAATYKRHLEMLFDHIEQHNEGLTKRIQHIVDNVRDLEQRDRQQNQV; translated from the exons ATGATGATGGGACATAATGAAATGGGTGAAAGCTCCGGTCAAGCAATGATTGAGCAAGATGAAGAAAACCATAACGAGATTGGTGAACACTCTGGTGAAGAAATGACTCTCGAGCAAGATGAGAAAGTAGATCCGGACTCTATCCCTCTGGAAGTTGCAGATATGGCGGATGAGCCTTTTGTTGGTCAGGAGTTTGAATCTGAAGCAGCCGCACACGGGTTTTACAATGCTTACGCTACAAAAGTAGGGTTCGTCATCCGTGTTAGTAAACTGTCACGGTCAAGGCATGATGGGTCTCCCATAGGAAGGCAGCTTGTTTGTAACAAGGAAGGGTACAGGTTGCCTAACAAGCGGGACAAGGTTATTAGACAAAGAGCTGAAACAAGGGTTGGATGTAGAGCAATGATCTTGATTAGAAAAGAAAGTTCAGGTAAATGGGTGATCACAAAGTTTGTCAAGGAGCATAATCATCCTTTGATGCCTGGAAGGGTTCGAAGAGGTTGCATCTATGATCAATATCCG AATGAGCATGACAAAATCCAGGAGCTGATGCAGCAGCTAGCTGCAGAGAAAAAGAGAGCCGCTACTTACAAAAGGCATCTGGAGATGCTCTTTGACCATATCGAACAGCACAATGAAGGCCTTACTAAAAGAATCCAACACATAGTAGACAATGTGAGGGATCTGGAACAGAGAGATCGTCAACAGAACCAAGTATAG
- the LOC106296876 gene encoding protein FAR1-RELATED SEQUENCE 6-like isoform X1, producing MIATCNGVHLLELLLLAVDFRIDNGDAAAGMMMGHNEMGESSGQAMIEQDEENHNEIGEHSGEEMTLEQDEKVDPDSIPLEVADMADEPFVGQEFESEAAAHGFYNAYATKVGFVIRVSKLSRSRHDGSPIGRQLVCNKEGYRLPNKRDKVIRQRAETRVGCRAMILIRKESSGKWVITKFVKEHNHPLMPGRVRRGCIYDQYPNEHDKIQELMQQLAAEKKRAATYKRHLEMLFDHIEQHNEGLTKRIQHIVDNVRDLEQRDRQQNQV from the exons ATGATTGCTACTTGCAATGGTGTTCATCTTCTTGAACTCCTTTTGCTTGCAGTGGATTTCAGAATTGATAATGGTGATGCTGCTGCTGGGATGATGATGGGACATAATGAAATGGGTGAAAGCTCCGGTCAAGCAATGATTGAGCAAGATGAAGAAAACCATAACGAGATTGGTGAACACTCTGGTGAAGAAATGACTCTCGAGCAAGATGAGAAAGTAGATCCGGACTCTATCCCTCTGGAAGTTGCAGATATGGCGGATGAGCCTTTTGTTGGTCAGGAGTTTGAATCTGAAGCAGCCGCACACGGGTTTTACAATGCTTACGCTACAAAAGTAGGGTTCGTCATCCGTGTTAGTAAACTGTCACGGTCAAGGCATGATGGGTCTCCCATAGGAAGGCAGCTTGTTTGTAACAAGGAAGGGTACAGGTTGCCTAACAAGCGGGACAAGGTTATTAGACAAAGAGCTGAAACAAGGGTTGGATGTAGAGCAATGATCTTGATTAGAAAAGAAAGTTCAGGTAAATGGGTGATCACAAAGTTTGTCAAGGAGCATAATCATCCTTTGATGCCTGGAAGGGTTCGAAGAGGTTGCATCTATGATCAATATCCG AATGAGCATGACAAAATCCAGGAGCTGATGCAGCAGCTAGCTGCAGAGAAAAAGAGAGCCGCTACTTACAAAAGGCATCTGGAGATGCTCTTTGACCATATCGAACAGCACAATGAAGGCCTTACTAAAAGAATCCAACACATAGTAGACAATGTGAGGGATCTGGAACAGAGAGATCGTCAACAGAACCAAGTATAG
- the LOC106300403 gene encoding protein YIF1B-A-like, translated as MYNNMGPQPGMPMPQAVPQPNPFGNAFSGPGSGLIRSGLGAYGEKIFGSSSEYVQSNITRYFSDPQYYFQVNDQYVRNKLKIVLLPFLHRGHWTRISEPVGGRLSYKPPIYDINAPDLYIPLMAFGTYVVLAGLSLGLYGKFSPEALNWLFVKGMVGWFLQVMLLKITLLSLGSGEAPLLDIVAYAGYTFTGLCLAVLGKIIWGYSYYALLPWTCLCSGVFLVKTMKRVLFAEARSSDSSRHHYLLIFVALAQFPLLIWLGNISVNWLF; from the exons ATGTATAATAACATGGGACCTCAGCCTGGGATGCCTATGCCTCAGGCAGTTCCTCAGCCTAACCCCTTTGGGAATGCCTTCTCTGGTCCTGGCTCTGGACTTATCAGAAGTGGCTTGGGAGCTTATGGGGAGAAGATTTTCGGATCCAGCTCTGAGTATGTGCAGAGCAAC ATAACTCGTTACTTCTCCGATCCTCAATACTATTTTCAAGTGAATGACCAATATGTGAGGAACAAGTTGAAGATTGTTCTGCTTCCTTTCCTTCACAGG GGACACTGGACTAGAATCTCAGAGCCAGTTGGGGGTAGGCTTTCATACAAGCCCCCGATATATGATATTAATGCACCAGACTTATACATTCCGCTTATGGCATTCGGCACATACGTTGTTCTTGCTGGTTTGTCTCTAGGACTCTATGGGAA GTTTTCTCCGGAAGCTCTGAACTGGCTTTTTGTGAAAGGAATGGTTGGCTGGTTCTTGCAAGTCATGCTGCTGAAGATAACATTGCTTTCATTGGGTAGCGGCGAAGCACCCCTCTTGGATATCGTGGCGTATGCTGGCTATACTTTCACGGGTCTCTGCTTAGCTGTTCTTGGCAAGATCATCTGGGGATACTCTTACTATGCTCTCCTTCCGTGGACCTGCTTGTGCAGCGGGGTTTTCCTAGTGAAGACGATGAAGCGAGTTCTCTTTGCGGAAGCTAGGAGTTCTGACTCGAGCAGGCATCACTACCTCTTGATCTTTGTAGCGTTAGCTCAGTTTCCTCTTTTGATCTGGCTTGGTAACATTAGTGTCAATTGGCTCTTTTGA
- the LOC106296877 gene encoding calmodulin-like protein 4, whose product MVRVFLLYNLINSFLLCLVPKKLRVLFPPSWYIDDNIPPPLSEPEPKSQTRTDPVDLKQVFQMFDKNGDGRITKEELNDSLENLGIFMPDKDLIQMIHKMDANGDGCVDIHEFESLYGSIVEEKEEEDMRDAFHVFDQDGDGFISVEELKSVMASLGLKQGKTLECCKEMIMQVDEDGDGRVNYKEFLQMMKTGGFNNRSSSSN is encoded by the coding sequence ATGGTGAGAGTTTTTCTTCTCTACAACCTCATTAACTCATTTCTTCTGTGTTTGGTTCCCAAGAAGCTTAGAGTTCTCTTCCCTCCTTCTTGGTACATCGACGACAACATCCCACCACCACTTTCAGAACCGGAACCAAAATCTCAGACAAGAACAGACCCAGTGGATCTGAAACAAGTGTTTCAGATGTTCGACAAGAACGGAGACGGCCGCATCACTAAGGAAGAGCTAAATGATTCCTTGGAGAACCTAGGAATCTTCATGCCAGACAAAGATCTGATCCAGATGATCCATAAGATGGATGCAAATGGAGATGGTTGTGTAGACATACACGAGTTTGAATCTCTTTACGGTTCGATTGTTGAAGAGAAAGAGGAAGAGGATATGAGAGATGCGTTCCATGTGTTTGATCAAGACGGTGATGGGTTTATTAGCGTTGAGGAGTTAAAGTCTGTGATGGCTTCCTTGGGACTCAAGCAAGGTAAAACCCTAGAGTGTTGTAAAGAGATGATTATGCAAGTGGATGAAGATGGAGATGGTAGAGTCAATTACAAGGAGTTTCTTCAGATGATGAAAACTGGTGGATTTAACAATAGATCATCATCATCAAATTAG
- the LOC106299149 gene encoding probable fructokinase-4, whose translation MAASNGEKSLIVSFGEMLIDFVPTVSGVSLAEAPGFIKAPGGAPANVAIAVSRLGGRAAFVGKLGDDEFGHMLAGILKQNGVSAEGINFDTGARTALAFVTLRSDGEREFMFYRNPSADMLLRPDELNLDLIKSAKVFHYGSISLIVEPCRSAHLKAMEVAKEAGALLSYDPNLRLPLWPSKEEAKKQILSIWDKAEVIKVSDDELMFLTGSDNVDDETALSLWHDNLKLLLVTLGEKGCKYYTKSFHGSVDPFHVNTVDTTGAGDSFVGALLSNIVDDRTILEEEARLREVLRFANACGAITTTKKGAIPALPTVSEVQTLLNGN comes from the exons ATGGCAGCATCCAACGGCGAGAAAAGCTTGATCGTGAGCTTCGGTGAGATGCTCATCGACTTCGTTCCCACCGTCTCCGGCGTCTCACTCGCCGAGGCTCCTGGCTTCATCAAGGCCCCCGGTGGCGCACCTGCCAACGTCGCTATTGCCGTTTCTCGTCTCGGTGGTCGCGCTGCTTTTGTTGGAAAGCTCGGTGACGACGAGTTCGGTCACATGCTCGCCGGAATCTTGAAACAAAACGGTGTCTCCGCCGAAGGAATCAACTTTGACACCGGAGCTAGGACGGCACTCGCGTTCGTGACCTTAAGATCCGATGGCGAACGTGAGTTCATGTTTTACCGGAACCCTAGCGCCGATATGCTCCTCCGTCCCGATGAGCTTAATCTCGATCTCATCAAATCT GCTAAGGTGTTTCACTATGGATCAATAAGCCTCATCGTTGAGCCATGTAGATCTGCTCACCTGAAGGCTATGGAAGTGGCTAAAGAAGCTGGTGCGTTGCTCTCTTACGACCCAAACTTGAGGCTGCCTTTGTGGCCCTCGAAGGAGGAGGCTAAGAAGCAGATTCTTAGCATCTGGGACAAAGCTGAAGTGATCAAAGTCAGTGATGATGAGCTTATGTTTTTGACTGGATCTGATAACGTTGATGATGAGACAGCTTTGTCTCTGTGGCATGATAACTTGAAACTTCTCTTGGTCACTTTGGGTGAAAAGGGTTGTAAATATTACACCAAG AGCTTCCATGGATCTGTTGATCCTTTCCATGTTAACACAGTGGATACAACTGGTGCTGGTGATTCATTTGTTGGTGCCTTGCTTAGCAACATTGTTGATGACCGTACTATTCTCGAG GAGGAAGCTCGTCTAAGAGAAGTGCTTAGGTTTGCTAATGCATGTGGAGCCATTACAACTACCAAGAAAGGAGCTATACCAGCTCTACCTACAGTGTCTGAGGTTCAGACTCTCCTCAATGGAAACTGA
- the LOC106296876 gene encoding protein FAR1-RELATED SEQUENCE 6-like isoform X2, with amino-acid sequence MDFRIDNGDAAAGMMMGHNEMGESSGQAMIEQDEENHNEIGEHSGEEMTLEQDEKVDPDSIPLEVADMADEPFVGQEFESEAAAHGFYNAYATKVGFVIRVSKLSRSRHDGSPIGRQLVCNKEGYRLPNKRDKVIRQRAETRVGCRAMILIRKESSGKWVITKFVKEHNHPLMPGRVRRGCIYDQYPNEHDKIQELMQQLAAEKKRAATYKRHLEMLFDHIEQHNEGLTKRIQHIVDNVRDLEQRDRQQNQV; translated from the exons A TGGATTTCAGAATTGATAATGGTGATGCTGCTGCTGGGATGATGATGGGACATAATGAAATGGGTGAAAGCTCCGGTCAAGCAATGATTGAGCAAGATGAAGAAAACCATAACGAGATTGGTGAACACTCTGGTGAAGAAATGACTCTCGAGCAAGATGAGAAAGTAGATCCGGACTCTATCCCTCTGGAAGTTGCAGATATGGCGGATGAGCCTTTTGTTGGTCAGGAGTTTGAATCTGAAGCAGCCGCACACGGGTTTTACAATGCTTACGCTACAAAAGTAGGGTTCGTCATCCGTGTTAGTAAACTGTCACGGTCAAGGCATGATGGGTCTCCCATAGGAAGGCAGCTTGTTTGTAACAAGGAAGGGTACAGGTTGCCTAACAAGCGGGACAAGGTTATTAGACAAAGAGCTGAAACAAGGGTTGGATGTAGAGCAATGATCTTGATTAGAAAAGAAAGTTCAGGTAAATGGGTGATCACAAAGTTTGTCAAGGAGCATAATCATCCTTTGATGCCTGGAAGGGTTCGAAGAGGTTGCATCTATGATCAATATCCG AATGAGCATGACAAAATCCAGGAGCTGATGCAGCAGCTAGCTGCAGAGAAAAAGAGAGCCGCTACTTACAAAAGGCATCTGGAGATGCTCTTTGACCATATCGAACAGCACAATGAAGGCCTTACTAAAAGAATCCAACACATAGTAGACAATGTGAGGGATCTGGAACAGAGAGATCGTCAACAGAACCAAGTATAG
- the LOC106300402 gene encoding probable LRR receptor-like serine/threonine-protein kinase At4g36180 → MASSSLLLMSLFLLLVVPSSVLSATLRSDIQALESIIRSIDPSSISPSSYLSTWDFSEDPCEGSGTFLGVMCSFTLENTTSRVTEIDLDDDGYDGFLSEAIGNLTELTVLSLNNNRFRGPIPETVFQLRKLTKLSLSGNFFTGDITPGITKLKELKTIDLSKNSIAGEIPPRISGLRSLTHLILSNNHIDGRIPALNGLWKLQVLELGNNHLFGMLPKLPTSLRTLSLCYNSLAGRISPLHRLKHLVSLDVSQNRFSGTIGHEILTFPEISRINVSFNQFISIEVIQVIGMETHLRILDAEGNHLQGPLPLNLATYGNLKDINLRSNMFSGDIPRIYGKRLENSWRSLYLENNYLTGTLPVEFQRISKQIRGSLSNNCLQCPKNVTICQGVQKPKSQCTNAMQEEGLK, encoded by the coding sequence ATGGCTTCATCTTCCTTACTACTCATGTCCTTGTTCTTACTACTTGTTGTCCCTTCATCAGTTCTCTCAGCCACTCTTCGATCTGACATTCAAGCTCTAGAGTCTATCATACGCAGCATTGATCCAAGTTCCATCTCCCCATCCTCTTACCTCAGCACATGGGACTTCTCTGAAGACCCTTGTGAAGGCTCAGGGACGTTCTTGGGAGTCATGTGTTCTTTCACTCTTGAGAACACGACCAGCAGAGTAACAGAGATCGACCTTGACGATGATGGTTATGACGGTTTCCTCTCTGAGGCAATAGGGAACCTCACCGAGCTCACTGTACTTAGCCTCAACAACAACAGGTTCCGCGGTCCAATACCAGAAACTGTCTTCCAGCTCAGGAAACTCACCAAGCTCTCTCTCTCCGGAAACTTCTTTACCGGAGATATAACCCCTGGAATCACCAAGCTCAAGGAGCTTAAGACCATAGACCTGTCCAAGAACAGTATCGCTGGTGAGATACCTCCCAGGATCTCAGGCTTGAGAAGTTTGACTCACCTGATCCTATCAAACAACCATATAGACGGAAGAATACCTGCTCTCAACGGCTTGTGGAAGCTACAAGTGTTAGAACTCGGTAACAACCATCTTTTCGGAATGCTTCCTAAGCTTCCCACGAGTCTCAGAACTCTATCTCTCTGTTACAACAGCCTTGCAGGACGTATATCACCTTTGCATAGGCTAAAACATCTTGTGTCATTAGACGTGAGCCAGAACAGATTCTCAGGCACCATCGGCCATGAGATCTTAACGTTTCCAGAGATTTCACGCATCAATGTGTCTTTTAACCAGTTCATATCCATAGAGGTTATTCAGGTTATAGGCATGGAAACACACCTGCGCATCCTCGACGCTGAAGGAAACCATTTACAGGGCCCCCTTCCACTGAACCTGGCTACTTATGGAAACTTGAAGGACATCAATCTACGGAGCAACATGTTCTCAGGAGATATTCCAAGGATCTATGGGAAAAGACTTGAGAATTCATGGAGAAGCTTGTACTTGGAGAACAACTATCTCACAGGTACACTTCCTGTGGAGTTTCAGAGAATCTCCAAGCAGATCAGAGGAAGCCTTTCTAATAACTGTCTGCAATGTCCTAAGAATGTTACAATCTGCCAAGGAGTACAGAAGCCAAAATCACAATGCACCAATGCAATGCAGGAAGAGGGCTTAAAGTAG